One genomic segment of Terrihabitans soli includes these proteins:
- a CDS encoding DUF2339 domain-containing protein, which produces MEVLWLVLIGFAIFLGLQNQSRLAELHRRLEQFEAGTSPAPKAKAPEPEPRPAPIAPPSVIAPPVTPPPVAARSASAGPSRTSQPDVPKQSLEERLGTRWTVWVGGLSLALGGIFLVRYSIEAGLLGPGARIFFGALFSALLVGAGEWFRRKEGPVPFGIPSAHIPSVLTAAGTVAAFATVYSAHALYGFIGPASAFVLLGAIGIACILAAALHGPWLAGLGLVGAMVTPVLVSSDEPSAWALFIHVTVVTGASLALARLRDWRWLAVAATVLAFLWGLFFILDAGDAVAAEAAFIFAITLLLFGYHMTSENDGKPDVVVSILIGAFGFLATLLLVDQWHGDGILVIFTALIALQVLGAWKLPRLTPILIVSLAMSVCAAISWDLSPQLLQDPTTVFPGPGETAPMASRLALYLTVCAIHGALFLASGIAVALSALKRPARIALSWAGLATLGPLLLLAAAYWWANDLTPEVRYAAVAAALAAAYVALTARFIKYEADYPVAEGPTGVFAAGASSALALGVAMVLRDGYLTIALSLLAAGLAWVYSMRPIWALRILALVAAAIVIVCTAASPLVIDEPGTTPIFNALLWGYGIPALAFAAAAVLFRRSNAAREAGVFEALALLYTALLLFFEIRHWAQGGDMFAPNLSLYETGLQAMTAFLLAIAVNRLNLKSASPVFGAAVKLAGLAGIALSVLSLIVTNPLISGEEVGDGPFLAALFLGYLAPAIAAAIYALKLRGHDGWQAPLGAGVALVLTLAYVSLEVRSAFHAPTLVAWQMSDAEQYTYSAAWLILGIALLIAGGLLRSRVIRLGSALVIVLVGLKVFLIDMGDLTGILRALSFMGLGLVLVGIGVIYQRLLFPSAAKA; this is translated from the coding sequence ATGGAAGTTCTGTGGCTCGTCCTGATCGGGTTTGCGATTTTTCTCGGCCTGCAGAATCAATCCCGGCTCGCCGAACTGCATCGGCGTCTGGAGCAGTTTGAGGCCGGAACATCCCCCGCGCCGAAAGCCAAAGCTCCTGAACCGGAGCCCAGGCCTGCGCCCATCGCCCCGCCGTCTGTTATCGCGCCTCCCGTCACCCCGCCGCCTGTTGCGGCGCGTTCGGCCTCCGCCGGACCCTCGCGCACTTCCCAGCCCGATGTTCCGAAACAGAGCCTCGAAGAACGACTTGGCACGCGCTGGACAGTCTGGGTCGGCGGTCTTTCTCTTGCTCTCGGCGGCATCTTCCTCGTCCGCTATTCAATCGAGGCCGGACTTCTTGGTCCGGGTGCCCGCATTTTCTTCGGCGCTCTTTTCTCAGCCTTGCTCGTCGGCGCTGGCGAATGGTTCCGCCGCAAGGAAGGCCCCGTCCCCTTCGGAATTCCCAGCGCGCATATTCCGAGCGTATTGACGGCGGCCGGCACGGTCGCTGCGTTCGCCACCGTTTACTCGGCGCATGCGCTCTACGGCTTTATCGGCCCAGCCTCGGCCTTCGTTCTTCTGGGCGCCATCGGCATTGCCTGCATTCTCGCCGCCGCTCTGCACGGCCCCTGGCTTGCGGGCCTTGGCCTTGTCGGCGCCATGGTAACGCCGGTTCTTGTGTCGTCGGATGAGCCGAGCGCCTGGGCGCTGTTTATCCATGTCACGGTCGTCACCGGTGCATCGCTCGCGCTGGCGCGGCTGCGCGACTGGCGCTGGCTTGCGGTCGCCGCAACCGTCCTCGCCTTCCTCTGGGGGCTCTTCTTCATCCTGGACGCCGGAGACGCTGTTGCGGCGGAGGCGGCCTTCATCTTCGCCATCACGCTTCTTCTGTTCGGCTATCACATGACGAGCGAGAATGACGGCAAGCCGGATGTCGTCGTCTCGATCCTGATTGGCGCGTTCGGCTTCCTTGCTACGCTGCTGCTTGTCGATCAGTGGCACGGCGATGGTATCCTCGTGATCTTCACGGCACTCATCGCTCTGCAGGTGCTCGGCGCCTGGAAACTGCCGCGCCTCACTCCCATCCTGATCGTCAGTCTTGCGATGAGCGTCTGCGCGGCGATCAGCTGGGATCTCAGCCCGCAGCTGCTGCAGGACCCGACCACAGTCTTCCCCGGCCCCGGCGAAACCGCGCCCATGGCAAGCCGCCTTGCGCTCTATCTGACGGTCTGCGCGATCCACGGCGCGCTGTTTCTGGCCTCAGGCATTGCCGTTGCGCTGAGCGCCCTCAAAAGGCCGGCGCGCATCGCTCTGTCCTGGGCCGGGCTTGCGACCCTCGGCCCGCTTCTGCTTCTCGCCGCCGCCTACTGGTGGGCGAACGATCTGACGCCGGAAGTGCGTTATGCGGCGGTCGCCGCGGCTTTGGCCGCGGCCTATGTCGCGCTGACCGCCCGCTTCATCAAATATGAGGCTGACTACCCGGTTGCCGAAGGCCCGACCGGTGTCTTCGCCGCAGGGGCCTCTTCAGCGCTGGCGCTTGGTGTCGCGATGGTTTTGCGCGACGGCTACCTCACCATCGCGCTGTCGCTGCTCGCCGCGGGCCTTGCCTGGGTCTATTCGATGCGGCCGATCTGGGCACTGCGCATTCTGGCGCTTGTTGCCGCCGCCATCGTGATCGTCTGTACCGCCGCAAGTCCGCTCGTCATCGACGAGCCCGGCACGACACCGATCTTCAACGCGCTTCTCTGGGGCTATGGCATTCCCGCCCTCGCGTTCGCGGCGGCGGCCGTTCTGTTCCGCAGAAGCAATGCGGCGCGCGAAGCCGGTGTCTTCGAGGCTCTGGCGCTGCTGTACACGGCGCTGTTGCTGTTCTTTGAAATCCGCCATTGGGCCCAGGGCGGCGATATGTTCGCGCCGAATCTCAGCCTCTACGAGACCGGCCTTCAGGCCATGACGGCGTTCCTTCTCGCCATTGCTGTAAACCGGTTGAACCTCAAATCGGCAAGCCCGGTCTTCGGCGCGGCGGTAAAGCTCGCCGGCCTTGCCGGCATTGCGCTGTCGGTGCTGAGCCTCATCGTCACCAATCCGCTGATCTCCGGCGAAGAAGTCGGCGACGGGCCTTTCCTTGCGGCACTCTTCCTCGGCTATCTCGCACCGGCCATCGCCGCGGCGATCTATGCGCTGAAGCTGCGCGGACACGATGGCTGGCAGGCGCCGCTCGGCGCCGGTGTCGCGCTCGTTCTGACGCTGGCTTATGTTTCGCTCGAAGTGCGCTCGGCCTTCCATGCGCCGACACTCGTGGCCTGGCAGATGAGTGATGCGGAGCAATATACCTATTCGGCCGCCTGGCTGATCCTCGGCATTGCGCTTCTCATCGCCGGCGGGCTCCTGCGCTCGCGCGTCATTCGCCTCGGCTCGGCGCTCGTGATCGTGCTCGTCGGGCTGAAGGTCTTCTTGATCGACATGGGCGACCTCACGGGAATTCTCCGCGCGCTGTCGTTTATGGGGCTCGGGCTCGTTCTCGTCGGGATCGGCGTGATCTACCAGCGCCTCCTGTTCCCAAGCGCGGCGAAGGCCTAG
- a CDS encoding NUDIX hydrolase — protein MLTGSPTQIEINLTAAIVAVEEATPLVLVTKPGKGEPEGQMGLPSGPFDPRNHRTFDMGLRSWVQDQTALGVGYAEQLYTFGDRGRHMHIGDTGPHVVSVGYLALTRQPEDGAGLSDAGAVFEPWYDYFPWEDWREGRPSLLDSFIPVLTEWASEKAPGPIKQSGGRRERLTFAFGHDNGWDEEKVLDRYELLYEAGLVEEAKRDGREAALKRGEQLRLGRIMRFDHRRILATAMGRLRSKLKYRPVVFELMPEEFTLTALQRTVEAISGRHLHKQNFRRLVEAGALVEPTGATSITTGGRPAQLFRFRRDVVAERPAAGLRLGARG, from the coding sequence ATGCTGACCGGCTCACCCACCCAGATCGAGATCAACCTCACCGCCGCCATCGTCGCGGTCGAGGAAGCGACACCCTTGGTGCTGGTGACCAAGCCCGGCAAAGGCGAACCGGAAGGCCAAATGGGCCTTCCCTCCGGCCCCTTCGATCCGCGCAATCACCGCACCTTCGATATGGGCCTCAGATCCTGGGTGCAGGATCAGACGGCGCTCGGCGTCGGCTATGCCGAACAGCTCTACACCTTCGGCGATCGCGGGCGTCATATGCATATCGGCGATACGGGGCCGCATGTTGTCTCGGTCGGCTATCTCGCCCTGACGCGTCAGCCCGAAGACGGTGCGGGCCTCAGCGACGCCGGCGCGGTGTTCGAACCCTGGTACGATTATTTCCCGTGGGAAGACTGGCGCGAAGGCCGCCCCTCTCTGCTCGACAGTTTCATACCTGTATTGACGGAATGGGCGTCCGAGAAAGCACCCGGCCCGATCAAGCAGAGCGGCGGGCGCCGCGAGCGGCTCACCTTTGCCTTCGGCCACGACAATGGCTGGGATGAAGAGAAGGTGCTCGACCGGTATGAGCTCTTATATGAAGCCGGCCTCGTCGAGGAAGCAAAACGCGACGGGCGCGAAGCGGCGCTCAAGCGCGGCGAACAACTGAGGCTCGGCCGCATCATGCGCTTCGACCATCGCCGCATTCTCGCAACCGCGATGGGACGCCTGCGCTCGAAACTCAAATACCGACCCGTCGTGTTCGAGCTCATGCCGGAAGAGTTCACCCTCACCGCGCTGCAGCGCACCGTAGAAGCGATTTCGGGCCGCCATCTGCACAAACAGAATTTCCGCCGCCTTGTGGAGGCCGGCGCGCTCGTCGAGCCGACCGGCGCGACCTCGATCACAACCGGCGGACGCCCGGCCCAGCTCTTCCGTTTCCGCCGCGATGTGGTGGCCGAACGCCCCGCCGCCGGCCTCCGCTTGGGCGCCCGGGGATAG
- a CDS encoding HD family hydrolase — translation MAKPPPPRAWQRMLSGRRLDLLDPSPLDIEIEDIAHGIARVPRWNGQTRGAHIFSVAQHSLVVEEISRVLKPDLADRWRLAILLHDAPEYVVADLISPFKAMLGGNYKIIEKRLMTAIHLRFGLPADIPDVHHKLLKKADQAAAYMEATKLAGFDKDEALKYFGRPAGIPANLDLTPWPADKAEKRFLARFNALCEQ, via the coding sequence ATGGCAAAGCCCCCTCCGCCCCGCGCCTGGCAGCGCATGCTGTCCGGACGACGGCTCGACCTTCTCGACCCCTCGCCGCTCGATATCGAGATCGAAGACATTGCCCACGGCATTGCGCGCGTGCCGCGCTGGAACGGCCAGACGCGCGGCGCGCACATCTTCTCCGTCGCGCAGCATTCGCTCGTCGTCGAAGAAATCTCGCGCGTGCTGAAGCCCGATCTTGCCGACCGCTGGCGGCTTGCGATCCTTCTGCACGACGCGCCGGAATATGTCGTTGCCGATCTCATCTCGCCGTTCAAGGCGATGCTCGGCGGCAATTACAAAATCATCGAAAAGCGGCTGATGACGGCGATCCATCTGCGCTTCGGCCTGCCCGCCGATATTCCCGACGTGCACCACAAGCTGCTGAAAAAGGCCGATCAGGCCGCCGCCTATATGGAGGCGACGAAACTTGCGGGCTTCGACAAAGACGAGGCGCTGAAATATTTCGGCCGCCCGGCGGGCATTCCGGCCAATCTGGACCTCACGCCCTGGCCGGCCGACAAGGCCGAAAAACGCTTCCTCGCCCGGTTCAACGCGCTCTGCGAGCAGTGA
- a CDS encoding DNA-3-methyladenine glycosylase I — MSTLRGAIKGDDGKKRCPWPGTDPLYVEYHDTEWGVPEYDDRALFEKLVLDGFQAGLSWITILRKRENFRTAFDGFKPEKIARYNAKKTASLMNDAGIVRNRMKIDGAVLSAQAWLEIQEKDSFSELLWSFVDGKPVQNRFKSMNEVPAETDMAKRMSKELKARGFKFCGPTIVYAFCQATGLVNDHLVDCFRHSEVKKLVR, encoded by the coding sequence ATGAGCACGCTGCGCGGCGCCATCAAAGGCGATGACGGCAAGAAGCGCTGCCCCTGGCCGGGCACAGACCCTCTCTATGTCGAGTATCACGACACGGAATGGGGCGTGCCGGAATATGACGACCGGGCCCTTTTTGAAAAACTCGTGCTCGACGGATTTCAGGCCGGTCTTTCGTGGATCACGATCCTTCGCAAGCGCGAGAATTTCCGCACAGCCTTTGACGGCTTCAAGCCGGAGAAGATCGCCCGCTACAATGCGAAGAAAACGGCTTCGCTGATGAACGATGCCGGCATTGTCCGCAACCGCATGAAAATCGACGGCGCGGTTCTGTCCGCTCAGGCTTGGCTCGAGATTCAGGAGAAGGACAGTTTCTCCGAATTGCTCTGGAGCTTTGTCGACGGCAAGCCGGTGCAGAACCGCTTCAAATCGATGAACGAGGTTCCCGCCGAAACCGATATGGCCAAGCGCATGTCGAAAGAGCTGAAAGCGCGCGGCTTCAAATTCTGCGGGCCGACGATCGTTTATGCGTTCTGTCAGGCGACGGGTCTTGTGAACGATCACCTCGTCGACTGCTTCCGCCACAGCGAAGTGAAGAAACTCGTGCGCTGA
- a CDS encoding YgfZ/GcvT domain-containing protein translates to MAFAAVLTDRAAIRVAGEEAPHFLHNLVTSSVEELAEGKAAYAGLLTPQGKIISDFFALRTPDGYLLDVPAARLEELKKRLTLYKLRAKVTITAEDLAVAAIWGGSDDEALSAFEDPRLPVLGKRAFISKSEANATLKTAGLEVKPEDEFHAHRIGLGIPEGGRDFAFDDAFPHEADMDQLGGVDFRKGCYIGQEVVSRTQHRSTARTRIVPVTLSGPAEAGTEIMAGDKTAGTLGSVSGTRGIALLRLDRAEDALAAGEVLKAGSAVLTIDKPDWAKFRFPGEPVPDKAS, encoded by the coding sequence TTGGCTTTTGCCGCAGTTCTTACCGATCGGGCCGCCATCCGTGTCGCGGGCGAGGAAGCCCCGCATTTCCTGCACAACCTCGTCACGAGTTCGGTCGAGGAGCTCGCTGAGGGCAAGGCCGCCTATGCCGGCCTCCTGACCCCGCAGGGGAAGATCATTTCCGACTTTTTCGCCCTCCGGACGCCTGACGGCTATCTGCTCGACGTCCCCGCCGCCCGGCTGGAGGAGCTGAAGAAGCGGCTTACGCTTTATAAGCTGCGCGCCAAAGTGACGATCACAGCCGAGGATCTGGCTGTCGCCGCCATCTGGGGCGGGTCCGATGATGAGGCGCTTTCCGCATTCGAGGATCCGCGCCTTCCAGTTTTGGGTAAGCGCGCCTTCATCTCGAAAAGTGAAGCTAATGCAACGCTGAAGACTGCGGGCCTTGAAGTAAAACCCGAAGACGAGTTTCACGCCCATCGCATTGGTTTGGGCATCCCCGAAGGCGGGCGCGATTTCGCCTTCGACGACGCCTTCCCGCATGAGGCGGATATGGATCAGCTCGGCGGCGTCGATTTCCGCAAGGGTTGTTATATCGGCCAGGAGGTCGTCAGCCGCACCCAGCACCGTTCAACGGCCCGAACCCGCATCGTCCCGGTGACGCTCTCGGGCCCAGCCGAGGCCGGAACCGAGATCATGGCGGGCGACAAGACCGCCGGAACGCTCGGCTCGGTGTCGGGCACGCGCGGCATTGCCCTTCTGCGCCTCGACCGCGCCGAAGATGCCCTCGCCGCCGGCGAGGTGCTGAAAGCCGGCTCCGCCGTTCTCACCATCGACAAGCCGGATTGGGCGAAGTTCCGCTTTCCGGGCGAGCCGGTGCCGGACAAAGCGTCATGA
- a CDS encoding dihydroorotase — protein MAETFDSIFRGGIIANQDGIRRADIGVRNGRIAFIGNLARASAGEIVNCRGLHLLPGVIDTQVHFREPGPTHKEDLESGSLAAVMGGVTGVFEMPNTNPLTITAEALADKLERAKRMHCDHAFFIGGTHENVSDLPEFERLPGCAGVKVFMGSSTGSLLVDDDSGVRNILKVIRRRASFHSEDEPRLNERKHLRVPGDPSSHPVWRDVEAAMKCTERLVHIAHETGARIHVLHISTADEMKFLAAHKDVATVETTPHHLTLDDSLYATLGTKLQMNPPVRSVEHRDGIWWGLHQGVVDVLGSDHAPHTLEEKAKPYPDSPSGMTGVQTLVPIMLTHVAQGRLSLERLVDLTSAGPARIFNISRKGRLAVGFDADITVVDLKRRVTIKNSWIASRSKWTPYDGVPVQGWPVGTVLRGKRVMWNGELVGPATGKPIEFLETLPREHAPDKPSNRLWPS, from the coding sequence ATGGCCGAGACCTTCGACAGCATTTTCCGCGGCGGCATCATCGCCAATCAGGACGGGATTCGCAGGGCGGATATAGGCGTCCGCAATGGCCGGATCGCTTTCATCGGAAACCTGGCGCGTGCCTCGGCGGGAGAGATCGTCAACTGCCGCGGCCTTCATCTTCTGCCCGGCGTCATCGACACCCAGGTGCATTTCCGCGAGCCGGGGCCGACGCACAAGGAAGATCTCGAATCGGGCTCGCTTGCCGCCGTCATGGGCGGCGTCACGGGCGTGTTCGAGATGCCGAACACCAATCCGCTGACGATCACCGCCGAGGCTCTGGCCGACAAGCTCGAGCGCGCCAAGCGCATGCATTGCGACCACGCCTTCTTCATCGGCGGCACGCATGAGAATGTCTCGGATCTTCCCGAGTTCGAGCGCCTGCCGGGCTGCGCCGGTGTGAAGGTGTTCATGGGCTCGTCGACCGGTTCGCTCCTCGTCGACGACGATTCGGGCGTGCGCAATATTCTGAAAGTCATCCGCCGCCGCGCAAGCTTCCATTCCGAGGACGAGCCCCGGCTCAACGAGCGCAAGCATCTGCGTGTGCCGGGCGATCCGTCGAGCCATCCGGTGTGGCGCGATGTGGAAGCGGCGATGAAATGCACCGAGCGCCTCGTGCACATCGCCCATGAGACGGGCGCACGCATCCATGTGCTGCACATCTCCACCGCCGACGAAATGAAGTTCCTCGCCGCGCATAAGGATGTCGCGACGGTCGAGACGACGCCGCATCATCTGACGCTCGACGACAGCCTTTATGCGACGCTCGGCACGAAGCTGCAGATGAATCCGCCGGTGCGTTCGGTCGAACATCGCGACGGCATCTGGTGGGGCCTGCATCAGGGCGTTGTCGATGTGCTCGGCTCGGATCACGCGCCGCACACGCTTGAGGAAAAAGCAAAGCCCTATCCGGACTCGCCGTCCGGCATGACGGGCGTGCAGACGCTCGTGCCGATCATGCTCACTCACGTTGCTCAGGGGCGGCTGTCTCTCGAGCGGCTTGTGGATCTCACCAGCGCCGGCCCGGCGCGCATCTTCAACATCTCGCGCAAGGGCCGTCTTGCCGTCGGCTTCGATGCCGACATCACGGTCGTCGATCTCAAGCGCCGCGTGACCATCAAGAATTCCTGGATCGCCTCGCGGTCCAAATGGACTCCCTATGACGGCGTGCCGGTTCAGGGCTGGCCGGTGGGCACCGTGCTGCGCGGCAAGAGAGTGATGTGGAACGGAGAGCTCGTCGGCCCCGCGACCGGAAAGCCGATCGAGTTTCTGGAAACGCTGCCGCGGGAGCATGCCCCGGACAAGCCTTCGAACCGGCTCTGGCCGAGCTGA
- a CDS encoding sensor histidine kinase, with amino-acid sequence MADSTGTLNSATLQAELEELRSQLAAREEELRQAELLMREVNHRVANSLQLASSILRMQAHQELDAHTRDQLEKAGLRIGSIQHVHNRLYRSGDMRTIEFSQYLRDLCNDLSDSVLQDESPKAFNLTADCDRMRVETDIASKLGLVVNEFVTNAFKHGHRDNEDCAVRVSAHLAEGVLTIEVADDGPGLPKDFDIGRIKGLGMRLVRFVSSSLGGESGARNGAKGAVFFVTIPLPDHAERV; translated from the coding sequence TTGGCTGATTCCACGGGCACTCTAAATTCCGCGACCCTTCAGGCGGAACTCGAAGAATTGCGGTCGCAGCTCGCTGCGCGCGAGGAAGAGTTGCGTCAGGCGGAGCTGTTGATGCGCGAGGTCAATCATCGCGTTGCCAATTCGCTGCAGCTCGCCTCCTCCATTCTCCGCATGCAGGCGCATCAGGAACTCGATGCCCATACGCGCGACCAGCTTGAAAAGGCCGGGCTGCGCATCGGCTCGATCCAGCACGTGCATAACCGGCTCTATCGGTCCGGCGATATGCGGACGATCGAGTTCTCTCAATATCTGCGCGATCTCTGCAACGATCTGTCGGACTCGGTGCTTCAGGACGAAAGCCCGAAGGCCTTCAATCTCACCGCCGACTGTGACCGGATGCGCGTTGAGACCGACATTGCCTCAAAGCTCGGCCTGGTCGTCAACGAGTTCGTCACCAACGCGTTCAAGCACGGTCATCGCGATAACGAGGATTGCGCGGTGCGCGTCTCGGCGCATCTTGCGGAAGGTGTCCTGACGATCGAAGTCGCCGATGACGGGCCCGGCCTGCCGAAGGATTTCGACATCGGCCGCATTAAAGGTCTCGGCATGCGCCTTGTGCGCTTTGTCTCCAGCAGCCTTGGCGGCGAGAGCGGCGCGCGCAACGGCGCAAAGGGCGCCGTCTTCTTCGTGACGATCCCCCTGCCCGATCACGCCGAGCGGGTCTAG
- a CDS encoding LysE family translocator, with protein sequence MLDWALLAIGFGIGFAMAAPMGPINIMVIHRGVRHGFMSAFIAGLGAVAGDTLYAAIAAFGITSASDLITGHLTLIKIVGGLLLIGFGLSVVPRTPHPEEGVEEDVRPSMFGAAVSSFVMCVTNPALLLGFAAVFSGLDEIGRAPDNYKSAFELTLGVLTGGIVWWFLLASTVARFRHRITVPWLRSINIIAGVALMVFGGLLLADVALNIF encoded by the coding sequence ATGCTCGATTGGGCATTGCTGGCGATTGGCTTTGGTATCGGTTTCGCCATGGCCGCCCCGATGGGGCCGATCAACATCATGGTCATCCATCGGGGGGTCAGGCACGGCTTCATGTCGGCCTTCATCGCCGGGCTCGGGGCGGTGGCCGGGGATACGCTTTATGCGGCGATCGCCGCCTTCGGCATCACGTCGGCATCCGACCTCATCACCGGCCATCTCACGCTGATCAAGATTGTCGGCGGGCTTCTCCTGATCGGCTTCGGCCTGTCCGTCGTGCCGCGCACGCCGCATCCGGAAGAGGGCGTGGAAGAGGATGTGCGCCCTTCGATGTTCGGCGCGGCGGTGTCGAGCTTTGTGATGTGCGTCACCAACCCGGCGCTGCTGCTCGGTTTTGCCGCGGTGTTTTCCGGCCTCGACGAGATCGGCCGGGCGCCCGACAATTACAAATCGGCGTTCGAATTGACGCTCGGCGTTCTGACCGGCGGCATTGTCTGGTGGTTTTTGCTGGCGAGCACCGTCGCGCGCTTCCGCCACCGCATCACCGTGCCGTGGCTGCGCAGCATCAACATCATCGCGGGCGTCGCGCTGATGGTGTTCGGCGGGCTTCTGCTCGCCGACGTCGCACTCAATATTTTCTGA